In the Malania oleifera isolate guangnan ecotype guangnan chromosome 1, ASM2987363v1, whole genome shotgun sequence genome, one interval contains:
- the LOC131164051 gene encoding endochitinase-like: MRFYTILAYLSLLCIAGASARQCGDAVNGTLCASSQALESIISEDLFNQLLLHRATSPCVGAFYTYDAFIKAAGRFEEFANAGDEETRKREVAAFLAQTSQQTNGGWDAAPDGRYSWGYCWIHGATDSDDCIPSDKYPCAPGKKYYGRGPIQLSYNLNYGPAGDDLGHDLLNDPDLVETDPYLSFEAAYWFWMTPHPPKPSCHDAMISNYTSSAADIVAGQYRGFGLCTDIITGGSECGDHDPYRQENYRIGYYKRYCEILGVDTGDNLSCVDQQPYGLTLKKKGTKRGGSYSD; this comes from the exons ATGAGGTTCTATACCATCCTAGCTTACCTTTCTCTCCTCTGCATCGCCGGAGCCTCCGCTCGGCAATGCGGAGACGCGGTGAACGGAACCCTCTGCGCCAGCAGCCAGGCCCTTGAATCCATCATTAGCGAAGATCTCTTCAACCAACTTTTGCTGCACCGTGCTACGTCGCCGTGCGTAGGGGCGTTCTACACCTACGATGCCTTTATCAAAGCCGCCGGCAGGTTTGAAGAATTTGCAAACGCCGGTGACGAAGAGACTAGGAAACGGGAGGTTGCGGCGTTTCTGGCCCAAACCTCGCAGCAAACCAACG GAGGATGGGACGCTGCACCGGATGGTCGATATTCATGGGGTTATTGTTGGATTCATGGAGCTACTGACTCAGATGATTGTATTCCTAGTGACAAATACCCATGTGCACCTGGCAAGAAGTATTATGGCCGAGGTCCCATTCAACTTTCCTA CAACCTCAACTATGGTCCGGCAGGGGATGACTTAGGTCATGATCTACTAAATGACCCAGACTTGGTGGAGACTGATCCATACTTATCTTTTGAGGCAGCTTACTGGTTTTGGATGACTCCACACCCACCAAAGCCCTCATGCCATGACGCCATGATTAGTAACTACACATCGTCAGCTGCAGACATTGTAGCTGGTCAGTACAGAGGTTTTGGGCTTTGCACCGACATCATCACCGGTGGCAGTGAATGTGGTGATCATGACCCATACAGGCAGGAAAATTACCGTATTGGGTACTACAAAAGATATTGTGAAATATTAGGTGTGGACACCGGCGACAACCTTAGTTGTGTAGACCAGCAGCCTTATGGTTTGACCCTCAAGAAAAAGGGGACCAAAAGAGGTGGTTCCTATTCAGATTAG